One Ananas comosus cultivar F153 linkage group 23, ASM154086v1, whole genome shotgun sequence genomic window carries:
- the LOC109728371 gene encoding 60S ribosomal protein L10 — MGRRPARCYRQIKNKPYPKSRYCRGVPDPKIRIYDVGMKKKGVDEFPFCVHLVSWEKENVSSEALEAARIACNKYMTKYAGKDAFHLRVRVHPFHVLRINKMLSCAGADRLQTGMRGAFGKPQGTCARVSIGQVLLSVRCKDSNSNHAQEALRRAKFKFPGRQKIIISRKWGFTKFSRTDYLKWKSENRIVPDGVNAKLLGCHGPLARRQPGQAFLPETIADAS, encoded by the exons ATGGGGAGAA GACCTGCAAGATGCTATCGCCAGATAAAAAATAAGCCCTACCCGAAATCGAGGTACTGCCGTGGTGTTCCTGACCCAAAGATCCGTATCTATGATGTTGGTATGAAGAAGAAGGGAGTCGATGAGTTCCCCTTTTGCGTCCATTTAGTCAGCTGGGAGAAAGAAAATGTTTCTAGTGAAGCCCTCGAGGCTGCTCGCATTGCCTGCAACAAGTACATGACCAAATATGCCGGGAAGGATGCTTTCCatcttagggttagggttcacCCTTTCCACGTTCTTCGGATCAACAAGATGCTTTCCTGTGCTGGGGCTGATCGGCTCCAAACCGGAATGCGGGGTGCTTTTGGCAAGCCTCAAGGTACTTGCGCTAGGGTTAGCATTGGCCAGGTGCTTCTGTCTGTCCGCTGCAAGGATAGTAACAGCAATCACGCCCAAGAAGCGCTTCGCCGTGCCAAGTTCAAATTCCCTGGTCGTCAAAAGATCATCATCAGCAGGAAATG GGGATTCACTAAATTTAGCCGCACTGACTATCTGAAGTGGAAAAGCGAGAACAGAATTGTTCCTGATGGTGTCAATGCTAAG CTTCTCGGGTGCCACGGCCCGCTTGCTCGTCGCCAGCCTGGACAAGCTTTCCTGCCAGAGACAATTGCAGATGCCTCTTAG
- the LOC109727760 gene encoding ABC transporter I family member 6, chloroplastic-like has protein sequence MSPAAAAAAAAAAAAVAAASSRLSPPHLRISPSVSPSILASSSAPRRVRLPPGPRRGAAAAAAAGGGAAAGGPARVLLEVRDLKAVVKESGKELLHGVDLTINEGEVHAIMGRNGSGKSTLSKVLVGHPDYEVTGGTVLFKGESLLEKEPEERSLAGLFMSFQTPIEIPGVSNYDFLLMALNARREKQGLPALGPIEFYPYLSSKVTALKMDPKFLDRNVNEGFSGGEKKRNEILQLAVLEADLAILDEIDSGLDVDALEDVANTVNGLLKPGNSILMITHYQRLLDYIKPTFVHIMEEGKIVRTGDISLAKQLEKGGYKAISGVS, from the exons ATgtctcccgccgccgccgccgccgccgccgccgcagcagccgcCGTGGCCGCGGCGTCTTCTCGCTTATCTCCGCCCCACCTCCGCATCTCCCCTTCGGTCTCTCCCTCCATCCtagcctcctcctccgctccgcGCCGCGTACGCCTCCCCCCCGGCCCCCGCcgcggcgccgcggcggcggcggcggcgggaggcggcgccgccgccggaggcCCCGCGAGGGTCCTCCTCGAGGTGCGGGATCTCAAGGCCGTGGTCAAGGAGTCGGGGAAGGAGCTCCTCCATGGAGTCGACCTCACCATCAACGAGGGAGAG GTTCATGCCATTATGGGCAGGAACGGTTCCGGAAAGAGCACCTTGTCTAAG GTTCTTGTCGGCCATCCTGATTATGAAGTAACTGGAGGTACTGTTCTCTTTAAAGGTGAGAGCTTGCTGGAAAAAGAACCAGAGGAAAGATCTCTTGCAGGACTTTTCATGAGTTTCCAAACACCTATTGAGATACCAGGTGTGAGCAACTATGATTTTCTGCTCATGGCCCTTAATGCACGACGAGAGAAGCAAGGTTTACCTGCACTTGGGCCTATTGAG TTCTATCCATACTTGTCTTCCAAAGTCACTGCTTTAAAAATGGACCCGAAATTTCTAGACAGAAATGTCAATGAAGGGTTTAGTGGAGGGGAAAAGAAGCGGAATGAAATTTTGCAACTTGCG GTTCTCGAGGCAGATTTGGCTATTCTAGACGAAATTGATTCGGGTTTAGATGTTGATGCACTCGAAGATGTAGCAAATACCGTGAATGGGCTCCTAAAACCTGGCAATTCTATTTTGATGATTACTCACTATCAGCGTCTGTTGGATTACATCAAGCCCACCTTCGTTCATATAAtg GAAGAGGGGAAAATCGTTAGGACTGGTGATATTTCGCTGGCTAAGCAACTGGAAAAGGGAGGCTACAAAGCGATCTCCGGCGTTAGCTAA
- the LOC109727960 gene encoding craniofacial development protein 1-like isoform X3 has product MSNEWDKGGASDGVTQEAKNTPDLMEQFEEYEAKARVEDFWKKMNTGLPAKTPKFPMNKPSPTVKQKEWMIALGLAPKKASNSEEILKKRPDCTQNGTSEEAKKLAAAALAAVRDATFASTAGKGKVEITEVRDFAGQEIEVKKLVDADSKEAAEKAQSAGVAPTALDAILEQIKKKQKLTVLDKTKKDWGEFKEENKGMEEELDAYKKSSNQYLDKVSFLQRADLREFERERDARLASQAKRRTDMRED; this is encoded by the exons ATGA GTAATGAATGGGATAAAGGTGGGGCATCAGATGGAGTTACTCAAGAGGCTAAAAATACTCCTGATTTAATGGAACAGTTTGAGGAGTATG AAGCTAAAGCACGAGTAGAGGAtttttggaagaaaatgaaTACTGGGTTGCCTGCTAAGACGCCGAAGTTTCCAATGAATAAGCCCAGTCCAACAGTGAaacaaaaa GAATGGATGATTGCACTCGGCCTTGCACCAAAGAAAGCATCAAACAGTGAGGAAATTCTTAAAAAAAGGCCAGATTGTACACAAAATGGAACAAGTGAGGAAGCTAAAAAGCTTGCAGCTGCCGCTCTTGCTGCGGTTAGGGATGCCACATTTGCCTCTACTGCTGGAAAGGGGAAAGTTGAA ATAACCGAGGTCCGAGACTTTGCTGGTCAGGAGATCGAAGTGAAGAAGCTCGTAGACGCGGACTCGAAGGAGGCAGCCGAGAAGGCCCAGTCGGCAGGGGTCGCGCCCACTGCCTTAGATGCGATTTTAGAACAGataaagaagaagcagaagctgaCTGTTCTCgacaaaaccaaaaaagacTGGGGGGAGTTTAAAGAAGAGAATAAAGGGATGGAAGAGGAGTTGGATGCTTACAAGAAGAGCTCAAACCAGTACTTAGACAAGGTTTCGTTCTTGCAGAGGGCCGATCTACGAGAATTCGAGCGTGAGAGAGATGCGCGATTAGCGTCACAGGCGAAGCGACGGACGGATATGAGGGAGGACTGA
- the LOC109727960 gene encoding craniofacial development protein 1-like isoform X1 encodes MSNEWDKGGASDGVTQEAKNTPDLMEQFEEYEAKARVEDFWKKMNTGLPAKTPKFPMNKPSPTVKQKARKKTPEWMIALGLAPKKASNSEEILKKRPDCTQNGTSEEAKKLAAAALAAVRDATFASTAGKGKVEITEVRDFAGQEIEVKKLVDADSKEAAEKAQSAGVAPTALDAILEQIKKKQKLTVLDKTKKDWGEFKEENKGMEEELDAYKKSSNQYLDKVSFLQRADLREFERERDARLASQAKRRTDMRED; translated from the exons ATGA GTAATGAATGGGATAAAGGTGGGGCATCAGATGGAGTTACTCAAGAGGCTAAAAATACTCCTGATTTAATGGAACAGTTTGAGGAGTATG AAGCTAAAGCACGAGTAGAGGAtttttggaagaaaatgaaTACTGGGTTGCCTGCTAAGACGCCGAAGTTTCCAATGAATAAGCCCAGTCCAACAGTGAaacaaaaagcaagaaaaaaaacccCT GAATGGATGATTGCACTCGGCCTTGCACCAAAGAAAGCATCAAACAGTGAGGAAATTCTTAAAAAAAGGCCAGATTGTACACAAAATGGAACAAGTGAGGAAGCTAAAAAGCTTGCAGCTGCCGCTCTTGCTGCGGTTAGGGATGCCACATTTGCCTCTACTGCTGGAAAGGGGAAAGTTGAA ATAACCGAGGTCCGAGACTTTGCTGGTCAGGAGATCGAAGTGAAGAAGCTCGTAGACGCGGACTCGAAGGAGGCAGCCGAGAAGGCCCAGTCGGCAGGGGTCGCGCCCACTGCCTTAGATGCGATTTTAGAACAGataaagaagaagcagaagctgaCTGTTCTCgacaaaaccaaaaaagacTGGGGGGAGTTTAAAGAAGAGAATAAAGGGATGGAAGAGGAGTTGGATGCTTACAAGAAGAGCTCAAACCAGTACTTAGACAAGGTTTCGTTCTTGCAGAGGGCCGATCTACGAGAATTCGAGCGTGAGAGAGATGCGCGATTAGCGTCACAGGCGAAGCGACGGACGGATATGAGGGAGGACTGA
- the LOC109727960 gene encoding craniofacial development protein 1-like isoform X2, which translates to MSNEWDKGGASDGVTQEAKNTPDLMEQFEEYAKARVEDFWKKMNTGLPAKTPKFPMNKPSPTVKQKARKKTPEWMIALGLAPKKASNSEEILKKRPDCTQNGTSEEAKKLAAAALAAVRDATFASTAGKGKVEITEVRDFAGQEIEVKKLVDADSKEAAEKAQSAGVAPTALDAILEQIKKKQKLTVLDKTKKDWGEFKEENKGMEEELDAYKKSSNQYLDKVSFLQRADLREFERERDARLASQAKRRTDMRED; encoded by the exons ATGA GTAATGAATGGGATAAAGGTGGGGCATCAGATGGAGTTACTCAAGAGGCTAAAAATACTCCTGATTTAATGGAACAGTTTGAGGAGTATG CTAAAGCACGAGTAGAGGAtttttggaagaaaatgaaTACTGGGTTGCCTGCTAAGACGCCGAAGTTTCCAATGAATAAGCCCAGTCCAACAGTGAaacaaaaagcaagaaaaaaaacccCT GAATGGATGATTGCACTCGGCCTTGCACCAAAGAAAGCATCAAACAGTGAGGAAATTCTTAAAAAAAGGCCAGATTGTACACAAAATGGAACAAGTGAGGAAGCTAAAAAGCTTGCAGCTGCCGCTCTTGCTGCGGTTAGGGATGCCACATTTGCCTCTACTGCTGGAAAGGGGAAAGTTGAA ATAACCGAGGTCCGAGACTTTGCTGGTCAGGAGATCGAAGTGAAGAAGCTCGTAGACGCGGACTCGAAGGAGGCAGCCGAGAAGGCCCAGTCGGCAGGGGTCGCGCCCACTGCCTTAGATGCGATTTTAGAACAGataaagaagaagcagaagctgaCTGTTCTCgacaaaaccaaaaaagacTGGGGGGAGTTTAAAGAAGAGAATAAAGGGATGGAAGAGGAGTTGGATGCTTACAAGAAGAGCTCAAACCAGTACTTAGACAAGGTTTCGTTCTTGCAGAGGGCCGATCTACGAGAATTCGAGCGTGAGAGAGATGCGCGATTAGCGTCACAGGCGAAGCGACGGACGGATATGAGGGAGGACTGA